The proteins below come from a single Magallana gigas chromosome 10, xbMagGiga1.1, whole genome shotgun sequence genomic window:
- the LOC105322316 gene encoding uncharacterized protein isoform X2 encodes MKSYIFVSTLCLLWTTLVLADINDRNGRYIPHWTEVCPLAAHPDPNRFIQYKPNGEPVEKKCDEGLIFSVGQCSCAWSNNLECDKRPSKLGITYYEQNSNNYWLTMVCALGTAFSPATCDCSMHLKINHVNDNPLGQPRSMLMRRLRP; translated from the exons ATGAAATCCTATATATTTGTGTCAACGTTATGCTTGTTGTGGACTACATTAGTCCTAGCAGATATCAACGACAGAAACGGAAGATATATTCCCCACTGGACAGAAG TGTGTCCTCTAGCGGCACATCCTGACCCTAACCGTTTCATCCAATACAAACCAAACGGTGAACCTGTGGAGAAGAAATGCGACGAGGGTCTGATCTTTAGTGTAGGCCAATGCTCCTGTGCTTGGAGTAATAATTTAG AATGTGACAAGCGGCCCTCGAAGCTAGGTATCACTTACTACGAACAGAACTCTAATAACTATTGGTTGACGATGGTGTGTGCCCTAGGAACAGCCTTCAGCCCCGCCACCTGTGATTGTTCAATGCATCTTAAAATAAACCATGTTAATGATAACCCTCTAGGACAACCG AGATCCATGTTGATGAGGAGATTAAGACCATAA